The following proteins are co-located in the Pirellulales bacterium genome:
- the aroC gene encoding chorismate synthase, with the protein MLRYWTAGESHGKTLLALIDGFPAGVTVDEAPINVELRRRQGGYGRGGRQRIETDTVDVRTGVWHGVTLGSPIALEVVNRDYKLERLEDLPRPRPGHGDLTGAVKYLGSIRGILERASARETAVRVAAGALAKQLLAPFGIEVFGFVAEVGPEKIEPIAGTLAEWRAIRDASSVYGLNPARDKPIEQLIDQVGKEGDTLGGVVEVQVHGLPFGLGTHAQWDRKLDGRLAQAVMAVQAIKGVEIGLGFEAARRRGSQVHDPIHYDESKKHTPTLGYQRPTNNAGGLEAGMTNGQPLVIRAAKKPISTLRKPLASINLDTKESEEASYERSDVCAISAASVIVENVVAFEIAVALVDKFGGDSLAEMQARYKLFLEMAAER; encoded by the coding sequence ATGCTTCGTTACTGGACCGCCGGCGAATCCCACGGCAAGACACTGCTGGCCCTCATCGATGGCTTCCCCGCTGGGGTGACTGTCGACGAGGCGCCGATCAACGTCGAGCTGCGCCGACGCCAGGGGGGGTACGGTCGCGGCGGGCGGCAGCGGATCGAAACCGACACGGTCGACGTGCGGACCGGCGTCTGGCACGGCGTGACCCTCGGCAGCCCGATCGCGCTGGAGGTCGTTAATCGCGACTACAAGCTTGAGCGACTGGAGGACCTCCCGCGCCCCCGCCCTGGGCACGGCGATCTCACCGGCGCGGTGAAGTACCTCGGCAGCATCCGCGGCATTCTCGAACGAGCCAGCGCCCGCGAGACGGCCGTGCGCGTCGCCGCAGGGGCGCTCGCCAAGCAGTTGCTCGCGCCGTTTGGGATCGAGGTGTTCGGCTTCGTTGCCGAAGTGGGGCCCGAGAAGATCGAGCCGATCGCCGGCACGCTGGCCGAGTGGCGCGCGATCCGCGACGCCAGTTCCGTCTACGGCCTCAACCCGGCGCGCGACAAGCCGATCGAACAGCTCATCGACCAAGTCGGCAAGGAGGGGGACACCCTCGGCGGGGTCGTCGAGGTGCAGGTCCACGGCTTGCCGTTCGGCCTGGGGACCCACGCCCAGTGGGATCGCAAGCTCGACGGCAGGCTCGCCCAGGCGGTCATGGCGGTGCAGGCGATCAAGGGGGTCGAGATCGGGCTGGGGTTCGAGGCGGCCCGCCGCCGCGGCTCGCAGGTGCACGACCCCATTCACTACGACGAGTCGAAAAAGCACACCCCTACGCTTGGCTACCAGCGGCCCACCAACAACGCCGGCGGGCTGGAAGCGGGCATGACCAACGGCCAGCCGCTGGTGATCCGCGCCGCGAAAAAGCCGATCAGCACGCTCCGCAAGCCGCTCGCGTCGATCAATCTCGATACGAAGGAAAGCGAAGAGGCGAGTTACGAGCGAAGCGACGTCTGCGCGATCTCCGCGGCGAGCGTGATCGTCGAGAACGTCGTGGCGTTTGAGATCGCCGTCGCGCTGGTCGACAAGTTCGGCGGCGACAGCCTCGCAGAGATGCAAGCGCGGTACAAGCTGTTCCTGGAAATGGCGGCGGAGCGATGA
- a CDS encoding adenylate/guanylate cyclase domain-containing protein, producing the protein MSAATIRNRVLRSADDDWRVLLEQTFAPATVERLLREPELLAGRSCEATMLFADLRGFTAIAEGLPPETAFALLGDVMELLSDAVLRHEGVVVDYYGDGLAAMWNAPLEQPHHADLACGAGLAMLEEMPAIAATWTERIGLPLELSVGIHTGVVQVGNAGTRRRFKYGPRGSAMNIASRVQSASKQLDVPLVATAAVRQRLTGEFTTHRLCTARLPGLEQPLELIAVQRAADEQRVRDDIERYAAALAAFERGDLDAAERGLADLIARGASPAARFLAAQAAAVRGNQLGRRAGDTFRPGDGVVEILSK; encoded by the coding sequence ATGTCCGCCGCGACCATCCGCAACCGCGTTCTGCGTAGCGCCGACGACGATTGGCGCGTGCTGCTGGAGCAAACCTTCGCTCCCGCGACGGTCGAGCGGCTGCTGCGCGAGCCCGAGCTGCTGGCCGGCCGGTCGTGCGAGGCGACGATGCTGTTCGCCGACTTGCGCGGGTTCACGGCAATCGCCGAGGGCCTCCCCCCCGAAACCGCCTTTGCGCTGTTGGGGGACGTTATGGAACTCCTCTCCGACGCGGTACTGCGGCACGAGGGGGTGGTCGTCGACTACTACGGCGACGGTCTGGCCGCGATGTGGAATGCGCCCCTCGAACAGCCGCACCACGCCGATCTCGCCTGCGGCGCCGGGCTGGCCATGCTCGAAGAGATGCCGGCGATCGCCGCCACCTGGACTGAGCGGATCGGCCTGCCGTTGGAACTGAGCGTGGGGATCCACACCGGAGTCGTTCAGGTCGGCAACGCCGGGACGCGACGCCGCTTCAAGTACGGCCCCCGCGGCAGCGCGATGAACATCGCCAGCCGTGTGCAGTCGGCCAGCAAGCAGCTCGACGTTCCGCTGGTGGCGACCGCGGCCGTGCGACAGCGACTCACGGGGGAGTTCACCACCCACCGCCTCTGCACGGCGCGGCTCCCCGGGCTGGAACAACCGCTGGAGCTGATCGCGGTGCAACGGGCCGCCGACGAGCAGCGGGTGCGTGACGACATCGAACGCTACGCCGCGGCGCTGGCTGCGTTCGAGCGAGGCGATCTCGACGCGGCCGAGCGCGGACTTGCCGACCTGATCGCCCGCGGCGCTTCGCCCGCCGCGAGATTTCTGGCCGCCCAAGCCGCCGCCGTCCGCGGCAACCAACTCGGCCGCCGCGCCGGCGACACCTTTCGCCCCGGCGACGGGGTCGTCGAGATCCTGTCGAAGTAG
- a CDS encoding 2Fe-2S iron-sulfur cluster binding domain-containing protein, whose product MSLDASTVSMLTGAAMLGGATLRVAGEATKLWLRERSAAASTEQRRDRFADRLDAALAVARAGNPAFKAWVGTRSFRVSAVVEETRDCRSYYLIPEDGRSLPRFAPGQYLTFHLPTSPHEPPTVRCYSLSERPRDDYYRVTVRRVPAPADRPDLSPGRASCYFHREVHAGSRLEVEAPQGAFFLDPADEAPVVLVGAGIGVTPVLSMAAALAYAQDPREAYVFAGFRNSREHPFRTRLADLARQSPRLRLHTVYSRPLPVDRRGQDFDALGRIDLACLQRNLPSNNFRYYLCGPGPLMEELVPALVAWGVPIEHIRYEAFGPASIRGLGSATATDPCTVEFVRSGRTLRWQGAEPSLLALAEQGGVRLESGCRAGSCGQCRVALLAGRVEHAKPPGVELLDGECLACIARPAGDVTIDA is encoded by the coding sequence ATGTCCCTCGACGCCTCGACTGTGAGCATGCTGACCGGCGCCGCGATGCTCGGCGGGGCGACGCTTCGCGTCGCCGGCGAGGCGACGAAGCTCTGGCTCCGCGAACGGAGCGCCGCGGCGTCGACCGAACAGCGGCGCGATCGGTTCGCCGACCGACTGGATGCCGCGCTGGCCGTCGCTCGGGCGGGCAACCCCGCGTTCAAGGCGTGGGTCGGCACGCGCAGCTTTCGCGTCTCGGCGGTCGTCGAGGAGACCCGCGACTGTCGCAGCTACTACCTGATTCCTGAGGACGGTCGGTCCTTGCCGCGGTTCGCCCCGGGACAGTACCTGACGTTCCATCTGCCGACGTCGCCGCACGAGCCGCCGACGGTGCGGTGTTACTCGCTCTCCGAGCGGCCGCGGGACGACTACTACCGCGTAACGGTGCGACGCGTGCCGGCGCCCGCCGACCGGCCGGATCTGTCGCCGGGGCGGGCGAGTTGTTATTTTCACCGCGAGGTCCACGCCGGCTCGCGGCTTGAGGTCGAGGCCCCGCAGGGCGCGTTCTTTCTCGACCCCGCCGACGAGGCGCCGGTGGTGCTCGTCGGCGCGGGAATCGGCGTGACGCCGGTGCTCAGCATGGCCGCGGCGCTGGCGTACGCGCAGGACCCGCGGGAGGCGTATGTTTTCGCCGGCTTTCGCAACAGCCGCGAGCATCCGTTTCGCACGCGGCTGGCCGACTTGGCTCGGCAGTCCCCCCGATTGCGGCTCCACACGGTCTACTCGCGCCCGCTGCCGGTCGATCGTCGCGGACAAGACTTCGACGCCCTGGGGCGGATCGATTTGGCCTGCCTGCAGCGGAATCTGCCGTCGAACAACTTTCGCTATTACCTGTGCGGCCCCGGGCCGTTGATGGAGGAGCTCGTCCCCGCGCTCGTCGCCTGGGGCGTGCCGATCGAGCACATCCGCTACGAGGCGTTCGGCCCGGCGAGCATCCGCGGCTTGGGTTCCGCCACGGCGACCGATCCTTGCACCGTCGAGTTCGTGCGGAGCGGCCGAACTCTGCGGTGGCAGGGCGCCGAGCCGTCGCTCCTTGCGCTCGCGGAGCAGGGGGGGGTGCGGCTTGAGTCCGGGTGCCGTGCGGGGAGCTGCGGGCAGTGCCGCGTCGCGCTGTTGGCGGGGCGGGTCGAACATGCCAAACCGCCGGGCGTCGAACTGCTCGACGGCGAATGCCTCGCCTGCATCGCCCGCCCGGCCGGGGACGTCACGATCGACGCGTGA
- a CDS encoding cytochrome c family protein: protein MAAIALLALVCAVASHGAEGAFQDEQGFVRCDPAKTVGAEACAKCHQNEVNVWQTTPHFATFDSLHRKPEAKAIADKLGLRSVKRNDVCTKCHYTCQEEDGRQRIVAGVSCESCHGGARDWIDLHADYGGPNVTKAMESTEHRQQRLAASVAAGMNNPANLYLVARQCLACHTSPDEKLVNVGGHAAGTKDFELVAWSQGMIHHNFLASDGKSLVPSTPERLRVMFVVGVLADLEASLRATAAATEKATYGVTAAQRAAAQKKRLYQIAELTDNPQIEAALAAALEVQLKLNNGPALVAAAETISQAALQFAATADGTTLAALDPLLPPPAAYKRQATTGSR from the coding sequence ATGGCCGCGATTGCGCTGTTGGCGCTGGTGTGCGCGGTCGCCTCCCACGGGGCCGAAGGGGCCTTTCAGGACGAGCAAGGATTCGTCCGTTGCGACCCGGCGAAGACCGTGGGCGCCGAGGCCTGTGCGAAGTGCCATCAGAACGAAGTGAACGTGTGGCAGACGACGCCCCACTTCGCCACGTTCGATTCGCTCCATCGCAAGCCCGAAGCGAAGGCGATCGCCGACAAACTGGGGCTTCGCAGCGTCAAACGCAACGACGTCTGCACGAAGTGCCATTACACATGCCAAGAGGAAGACGGCCGGCAGCGGATCGTCGCGGGGGTCTCGTGCGAGTCGTGCCACGGCGGGGCCCGTGATTGGATCGACCTCCACGCCGACTACGGCGGACCGAACGTGACCAAAGCGATGGAATCGACCGAGCATCGCCAGCAGCGGCTCGCGGCCAGCGTCGCCGCGGGGATGAACAACCCGGCGAATCTGTACCTCGTCGCCCGGCAGTGCCTGGCGTGCCACACATCGCCGGACGAGAAGCTGGTGAACGTTGGGGGCCACGCCGCGGGGACCAAAGACTTCGAACTGGTCGCGTGGTCGCAGGGGATGATCCACCACAACTTCCTGGCGAGCGACGGAAAGTCGCTCGTGCCATCGACTCCCGAGCGATTGCGGGTGATGTTCGTCGTCGGCGTGTTGGCGGACTTGGAAGCGAGTCTGCGCGCCACCGCCGCGGCCACCGAGAAGGCGACCTACGGCGTGACCGCCGCCCAGCGAGCCGCTGCGCAAAAAAAACGCCTGTACCAAATTGCCGAATTGACCGACAATCCGCAGATCGAGGCGGCCTTGGCGGCGGCCTTGGAGGTGCAGTTGAAGTTGAACAACGGCCCCGCGCTCGTCGCCGCGGCCGAGACGATCTCGCAAGCTGCGCTCCAGTTCGCCGCGACCGCCGACGGCACGACGCTCGCCGCGCTCGACCCGCTGCTGCCCCCGCCGGCGGCGTACAAGCGGCAGGCCACGACCGGGAGCCGATGA
- a CDS encoding cyclic nucleotide-binding domain-containing protein yields the protein MEVAVARPQRWDQPFGAGLRETDVEHLLEVEPFRRIDPTAFPPSLPLSEILRNDCRLVRCQPGDVVVREGDYGHSAFAVLRGQVRVIVAGLGKALLERTPPPAPNWRSLLAAAWRRPRLPEMRDSPGISPNDVRLRRSADDASAPLRVFVQDLPRILQGTNSVVLGVGEMFGELAALTRSQRTATVIAEDDAVLLEIRWQGLRDLMRRTDELRRHVERLYRENSLRVHLRETPLLADLSPEQLERVADATAFETHGEFDWQSTYQATVARRFGDAIVDEPLIAEEGLPCDGLILIRNGFARQSRSYGAGHRTTAYLGRGQAFGLGEALETAAGLPTAWDSSLRALGYVDVLRIPASALAQLVLPFVSSARVETLLAEAQQNRRAASWTATPAERVDQGLLELLVDRRLVNGQHAMLIDLDRCTRCDDCVRACAATHDNNPRFVRQGVRQGPFMAANACMHCVDPVCMIGCPTAAIHRDPATGVVRIDDPTCIGCATCANSCPYENIRMVEIRDRRGALYTDEQTGQPLAKATKCDLCTGLPGGPACQRACPHDALLRLDLGNLGELSRWASR from the coding sequence ATGGAAGTCGCCGTCGCTCGCCCGCAGCGTTGGGATCAGCCGTTCGGAGCCGGGCTGCGCGAGACGGACGTCGAGCACCTGCTCGAGGTCGAGCCGTTCCGTCGGATCGACCCGACCGCATTTCCCCCGTCGTTGCCGCTCAGCGAGATCCTGCGCAACGACTGCCGGCTCGTTCGCTGCCAGCCGGGGGACGTCGTCGTTCGCGAGGGGGACTACGGCCACAGCGCCTTCGCCGTGCTTCGCGGCCAGGTTCGGGTGATCGTCGCGGGGCTGGGGAAAGCGCTGCTCGAACGCACGCCGCCTCCTGCGCCGAATTGGCGTTCGTTGCTCGCCGCGGCGTGGCGCCGACCGCGGCTGCCTGAGATGCGCGACTCGCCCGGGATTTCCCCCAACGACGTCCGCTTGCGGCGCTCCGCGGACGACGCCTCTGCGCCTCTCCGCGTGTTCGTGCAGGACTTGCCGCGAATCCTCCAGGGAACCAACTCGGTCGTTTTGGGCGTCGGCGAGATGTTCGGCGAGCTCGCCGCCTTGACCCGCAGCCAGCGGACCGCCACGGTGATCGCCGAGGACGACGCGGTTCTGTTGGAGATTCGCTGGCAAGGGCTCCGCGACCTCATGCGGCGGACCGACGAACTGCGGCGGCACGTCGAGCGGCTGTACCGCGAGAACAGCCTGCGGGTCCACCTGCGCGAAACGCCGCTGTTGGCCGATCTCTCTCCCGAGCAACTCGAGCGCGTCGCCGACGCGACGGCGTTCGAGACGCACGGCGAGTTCGACTGGCAGAGCACGTACCAAGCGACCGTCGCCCGCCGATTCGGCGACGCGATTGTCGACGAGCCGTTGATCGCCGAGGAGGGGTTGCCGTGCGACGGGCTCATCCTGATCCGCAACGGTTTCGCTCGGCAGAGCCGCAGCTACGGGGCCGGACACCGCACGACGGCGTACCTGGGGCGCGGGCAAGCGTTCGGCCTGGGCGAAGCACTCGAAACCGCCGCCGGCCTGCCGACTGCGTGGGACTCCTCGCTTCGGGCGTTGGGCTACGTCGACGTGCTGCGGATCCCGGCGTCGGCGCTTGCGCAACTGGTGCTTCCGTTCGTCTCCTCGGCAAGGGTCGAGACGCTGCTGGCCGAGGCCCAGCAGAATCGCCGCGCCGCCAGTTGGACCGCGACCCCGGCCGAGCGAGTCGATCAGGGGCTGTTGGAACTGCTCGTCGATCGGCGACTCGTGAACGGTCAGCACGCCATGCTGATCGATCTCGACCGCTGCACGCGATGCGACGATTGCGTCCGAGCCTGTGCGGCGACCCACGACAACAACCCGCGATTCGTGCGGCAGGGGGTTCGCCAGGGTCCGTTCATGGCGGCCAACGCGTGCATGCATTGCGTCGACCCGGTCTGCATGATCGGCTGCCCCACCGCGGCCATCCATCGGGATCCGGCGACCGGCGTGGTGCGGATCGACGACCCGACCTGCATCGGCTGCGCGACGTGCGCCAACAGTTGCCCCTACGAGAACATCCGCATGGTCGAGATCCGCGACCGCCGCGGGGCGCTGTACACCGACGAGCAAACGGGCCAGCCGCTCGCCAAAGCGACCAAGTGCGATCTCTGCACGGGTCTGCCCGGCGGCCCGGCGTGCCAGCGCGCTTGCCCGCACGATGCGCTCCTGCGGTTGGATTTGGGCAACCTGGGCGAACTGTCGCGGTGGGCCTCGCGCTGA